GGGATTACGGGCTGGGGAGAGCCTGTCGTCGAGGGCAAAGCCGATACCGTAGCTGCTGCCGTGAGAGAAATGAGCGACTATCTCATAGGCACAGATCCGATGCGGATCGAGGATATGTTTCAAGTGCTATACCGCGGGGGATTCTACCGCGGCGGACCGATTCTGTCGAGTGCCATCTCCGGCATCGAGCAGGCGCTGTGGGACATTAAGGGCAAGTTCTACAATGCCCCTGTATATGATTTGTTAGGCGGGGCGTGCCGCGATCGCACGCGTGTCTACTCTTGGATCGGCGGGGATCGTCCGAGCGATGTCGGGCAAGCCGCTAAGCTGCAGGTTGAGGCCGGTTTCACCGCGGTGAAAATGAACGCCACCGAAGAGATGCACTACATCGATTCCATCAGCAAAGTCGATGAAGCTATCGCCCGCATCGCAGCCGTACGCGAGGCCGTCGGCAAAGATGTCGGCATTGGCATTGATTTCCACGGGCGTGTCCATAAGTCGATGGCCAAAATCATCGTCAAAGAGTTGGAGCCTTTCCGCCCGATGTTTATTGAAGAACCTGTGCTTCCTGAGAATAATGAAGCGCTCAAAGAAATCGCCCGCTATACCTCATGCCCTATAGCAACCGGCGAGCGCATGTACACGCGCTGGGGCTTCAAAGAGCTGCTCGCGCAAGGCATCGTCGACATTATCCAGCCCGACCTCTCCCATGCCGGAGGTATCCTGGAAACACGTAAAATCGCAGCCATGGCCGAAGCTTACGATATCGCGATTGCTCCGCACTGCCCGCTTGGTCCTATCGCATTGGCTTCGTGTTTGCAGCTCGACATTTGCTCCCCTAACGCCTTCATTCAGGAGCAAAGTCTGGGCATTCACTATAATCAGGGCAGCGACTTGCTGGATTACCTGAAAGACCCTTCCGTGTTCCAGTATGAAGAAGGCTTCGTGAAGAATCTGACTGCACCGGGCTTGGGCATCGAAATCAACGAGGAGAAAG
Above is a genomic segment from Paenibacillus sp. HWE-109 containing:
- the dgoD gene encoding galactonate dehydratase, encoding MKITKLELFKVPPRWLFLKIETDEGITGWGEPVVEGKADTVAAAVREMSDYLIGTDPMRIEDMFQVLYRGGFYRGGPILSSAISGIEQALWDIKGKFYNAPVYDLLGGACRDRTRVYSWIGGDRPSDVGQAAKLQVEAGFTAVKMNATEEMHYIDSISKVDEAIARIAAVREAVGKDVGIGIDFHGRVHKSMAKIIVKELEPFRPMFIEEPVLPENNEALKEIARYTSCPIATGERMYTRWGFKELLAQGIVDIIQPDLSHAGGILETRKIAAMAEAYDIAIAPHCPLGPIALASCLQLDICSPNAFIQEQSLGIHYNQGSDLLDYLKDPSVFQYEEGFVKNLTAPGLGIEINEEKVREMAAIGHNWKNPVWRQADGTVAEW